Genomic DNA from Chloroflexota bacterium:
CGGGGGTGGCCCACTCCTCCGCCGGCCCGCCCATGGGCATGATGAGCCGCTTGCCGTTGTAGTTAGGATCCGTGTAGGTGTCGAAGCGAGCCGGTGGATCCCACGGCTCGTGCGGGTCGAAGGAGTCGATCCAGAGGAAGACGCGCTTGTGGACCCGGTTGTGCTTCAGCCAGTCGATGGCCTCGTCCACCACCTTGGCGGGGAACCAATCTTCCTCGCGAGTGAAATCGTCGGTGTTGGCGAGGAATTGGGCCACCCGGCCGCGCCACACCTCGTCATAATGCTCGTTGACGTAGTCATCCAGATTGCGGCGCGGCGGATGGGAGGTCCACGGGTCGTACTCCTGTCCCCGGATCCAGCGATACATGTGGAAGCCGCGGTGGAAGTTCATGCCCGGCGCCCGATAATGGTAGCAGTCGGAGATGAGACCGCACACGTATCCCTCGGCCCGCAGGATCTCGGCGATGGAGAGGTCCTCCTTGGTCAGAGGCTGCCAGGGGCGGAAGGGCAGCGTGGCCTGGCCGGTGAAGAGCTGCGTGCGCACCGGGATGGTTGGCAGCGCCTCAGGGTACGCGTTGTCGAAGACGATGCACTCCCGGGCGAACGCGTCCAGGTTGGGCGTCTGGCAGGCCGGGACGCCCTCGAAGACGGGCTGTCCGCCATTGTAGAAGCTGATGTGATCCTGTCGGAAGCTGTCCAGCATGATGCCGATGACGTTCATGGCTCACCCTCCGTAGTTCTTTGGGGCAAAGCGCTGCTTTGTCCCGGCTTTGTCACTCCTCTAGCGTGTGGAAATGGATGCCAGCTCCACATGGTCGGCCCCCTCGGCCGTCAGAACGCGTGGCGCGCCTGACTGCCCGGGATCGTAGATGCCCGCGAGCACCCGATACGTGCCCCGGGGCAACGTCTCCGGCAGGAAGATGGCGTAGCTTACCGCCGGCTTCCCCACATCGGCCGCACGCAGCGGCGGGTCGATCTGCGCGATGGGGATCAGCGGGCCCTCCGCGGGCACGAGATGGATGAACAGCTTCTCCGTGCCCGCCAACGCATTGCCCCGACCCTCCCATCCCAGATGGACCACCAGCAGCCCGCCGGGGGTTAGCGTCTGCGGCTCGACCGCGGCGGCCTGCAGCGTCAGCCCGTTCGCGAAGGTCACATCGAGCGGATGCATCCGCTTGGGGTCTGGCCGGACGTAGAGCTGCAGCGGCCACACCCCCACCTGCCGCTCGAGAACCCGGGCGTATGCCCTGGCCAGGGCCGCCTGGGCGATCCCCGCGTCGTCCCACAGGGGGCTGGGCTGGACTGGAAGGATCACCCAACCCACCCCCTGGGCGATCAGCTCCGCCACCTCCTGATCGGCGCCGTCCGCGTCGTGTGCGGCGGGCGGCAGGACGACGTGCTCTATCGGTCCTCTGTAATAGTACCACAGCGTCGGATCGGGGAAGTTCTGCGCGATGCGCACCCGGTCCGCGGGCACCCCTATCGTCCAACGCTGGATGGTCTCGGCCAGCGCCCGCCAGCCAATGGTCTTGCTGTACGCCGGGGCGGTGTAGTAACGGCCCAAGGAACCCAGCGCGCCGAGGGTCATGATGGCCAGGATGAGCAGCCCCGAGGCCTGGCCGATGGTACGCAACGTGCGTGCTTGCTTAGATGAAGGCGCACGGGTAGACACAGCCGCCGCCACGAGCAGGTAGAAGGGGGGCGTCGCGGCGATCAGGTAGCGCTCGTTGAAGATCGGGCGGCTCCGCGCGCTGAGCCAGGTGATCCCCACCGGGATGACGAGATAGAGGGCCAGCAGCCAGGCCGCATCCCGCTTGACTCCGCCAGCCTGTATCAGACGAAGGGCGCCGCCCAGCGCCAGAACCCCGCCGAGCAGGGCGTAGAGGGGGCGTCGTCCCGTCGGCACCGTCTCCCCGACGGCGAAGACGCTGAAGGCTCGCCAGAGCGCCTGGACGAGCCCAGGCGAGTCCCCGTTCCCGCCATAATGCGCGATCGTATCTCTCGCCAGCCAGAGCCATGGCGCGTACAGGGCGGCGATGGCCAGTTGCGCCGTCGCCCAGCGGGGGATTTCGCCGCGATGTTGGGGCCTGAGCCATGCCCGGCCGAACACGAAGACGTTCTGCGCCACGAGCACGAAGCCCGCGAAGTAGTGCACCTGCAGGGTGGACCAGCTGACCAGCGCGTACGCGAGCCAGAGGGAATGCCGCGGCCGCGCGGTCATCTCCATCGCCAGCCAGGTGCTGGCGGCCGTCAACGCCAGGCTCATGGTGTACATCCGGGCGTCCTGGCTATGCCAGATGGCGTACGGGCTGGTCGCGAGCAGGAGGGCGCCAACGCCCGCCGTCCCTCGGGGAAGCCCCAGGCGTCGACCGAGCCGGTACACGATCCCCACCGCCAGGGTGCCGAACCAGGCGCTGATGAACCGAAGGGCGAACTCGCTGTGTCCGGCCAGGGAGAGCCAGCCCTTCTCGATGAGGTAGCTGCCCACCGGGTGAGGCTCCCCCAGCGTCAACGTGGCCCGGATCATGTCAGACACGGGGCGCAGGCTGAAGAAGTAGCCGAACGCCTCGTCCCCCCGTAGCTCCTGAGCGCCCAGCCGGAAGACCCGCAGGGCGAACGCCAACAGGATCACGGCGAGGATGGAGACTCGCTCGCCGACGCGCCTCATCTTCTCCGTCCCCATCGCCAGCGCCAGATGCTGACGACGCACAACAGGGCCAGCGAGAGCTCGCTGATGAGCAGCCCAAGCCGAACGCTATCCGGCCGATAGATGAGCTCGACCTCCCACTCGCCGGCGGGCACCGGGATCCCCAGGAACGTCAGATCCGCGCGGAACACGGGGAGCGTCTGGGCACCCTCATCGCGTCGAAGAGCCCGCCAGCCGGGCATCCAGTTCTCGCTCACGATCAGCAGCCCCTCGCGGTCGCTTCGCCCCCGCACGAGGAGCCGATACGGCGCGAGGCGCTCCAAACGGATGGTGCTTTCCCCGGCCGGGGGCGATGGCCCCACCTCGGCATTCTCGAGAGTTGTCCTGTCTCGAGCTTCCACGGGGAGCACGGCCGTGGTCTCCAGATCGAATTGGTGATCGGCCAGTAGGCGTTTGGTCTCCTCATCGTCCGCGAAGACCACGTCATGGGTCACCCAGGCGCGCGGGTTGGGCTCCTTCAGGCGATGTAAATACGTCGTGTCGGTCTCCTGGGGGAACTCCGCCAGCAGGGTGCTGGGCTCGAACAGCTCCCGTCGCCAGGTCAGCACGTGCTCCACCCCGGTCAGGCGCCACATGCGATCCAGGGGGAAGTCCTCGAACAGCATCGCGTAGCGGGCCAGGCGCAGCGGGCTGCTCCCCCACACGTCCTCCACGCGGGCGACCATCCCGTAGTCCTCGTAGACCCGGTACTCATTGTACACCCGCCCGGGCAGGCCCAGGTTCGCCGTGGCTCGCTCCGTCACCGCGGCCTGCACAGCTTCGGCCTCCGGCGGGAGGCTCGTCCAGGCCGCCGGGCCGCCCTCCGCCAAGTTCGTGGTGAAATTGGCCAGGAAGAGATCGCTCACGATCAGGAGCGTGAGGATGGGCACCCGCCAGCGTGCCGCCCGCTCCGTCGCGATCGCCAGGCTTGACGCCAGGGCGAACGCGCATACGGCCCCGGCGATGGCCAGGGACTCACGAAGGGGGACGGCGGTATGCCCGGGGCGCTGCCAGCCCAGCCCGAAGACGACAACCCCGGCTACGATGACGCCCGCGAAGGTCCACGCGACCGCCCGCCGCGTGCGCGCGGGGAGGCGGCCGAGGGAGGCGGCGCCGTATCCGGCCAGGACGCTCAGCCCGAAGGCGACGCCGTAGGCCGCCCGCTCCTGCCCGCGGAAGAGACGGCCGCCGGGCGCCCACCGGTAGAACAAAGGATATAGAAACCCGTTGCCGCCGTAGGAGAGGAGCAGGAAGAACAGGGCGACGCCGGCGAAGAAGAGGATACCCCAGCGGGCGGGCAGAAAGCCGGAGGACGCCTTCCGTCTGTCGCCGGAGAGGACGTGGGCCGACGCCATGAGGGCCAGGCCGAGCGCTGCGACGCTCACGTAGAGCGGCGAGAACCAGGTGAGCACGCCGGGGAGCAGCAATTGCCACGTGTCTCGCAGGGGGAACCCGCCGCTGAGATAGGCGTAGTCCGCGTGGGCGCGCGTGCTGAGCCGGGCGAACTCGACGCTGGGCCATAGCTGGGCCGCGCTGACCCCCAGGGCGAGCAGGGCGAAGCCCACCACGCCCAACACGCGATGGGCGATCTCCCGCGAGGGCAGGCCGCGGCGGACCGTCCAGGTCAGGAGGAGGACGATCCAGGCGCTGACGGCGTAGCTCAGGAACAGGAACGTCTGCGCGTGGCCGGCCAGGAGGGCCATCGCATACGCCAGTGCGGCCCCGGTCCACCATCGCCACTGGGTGGGGCGGCTCATCC
This window encodes:
- a CDS encoding sulfatase-like hydrolase/transferase produces the protein MNVIGIMLDSFRQDHISFYNGGQPVFEGVPACQTPNLDAFARECIVFDNAYPEALPTIPVRTQLFTGQATLPFRPWQPLTKEDLSIAEILRAEGYVCGLISDCYHYRAPGMNFHRGFHMYRWIRGQEYDPWTSHPPRRNLDDYVNEHYDEVWRGRVAQFLANTDDFTREEDWFPAKVVDEAIDWLKHNRVHKRVFLWIDSFDPHEPWDPPARFDTYTDPNYNGKRLIMPMGGPAEEWATPEEIRYIQGLYAGEAAFVDHCLGRLFDALKELGYYDDSVIVLLADHGHPLADHGKFLKGGDRMYSELLKVPFMIRLPGGEGARRTQAIVQFHDMLPTILDLLGLAHNTSAMHGRSFLPVLRGDADEHRDVIITGYHEAPDRCIRDKTWSYIRRPEGEPDELYNLIEDPRERRNLIDEYPEEARRLARAFGSYFRRGAAQVEVKGIQGKYELASGGIA
- a CDS encoding phospholipid carrier-dependent glycosyltransferase, giving the protein MRRQHLALAMGTEKMRRVGERVSILAVILLAFALRVFRLGAQELRGDEAFGYFFSLRPVSDMIRATLTLGEPHPVGSYLIEKGWLSLAGHSEFALRFISAWFGTLAVGIVYRLGRRLGLPRGTAGVGALLLATSPYAIWHSQDARMYTMSLALTAASTWLAMEMTARPRHSLWLAYALVSWSTLQVHYFAGFVLVAQNVFVFGRAWLRPQHRGEIPRWATAQLAIAALYAPWLWLARDTIAHYGGNGDSPGLVQALWRAFSVFAVGETVPTGRRPLYALLGGVLALGGALRLIQAGGVKRDAAWLLALYLVIPVGITWLSARSRPIFNERYLIAATPPFYLLVAAAVSTRAPSSKQARTLRTIGQASGLLILAIMTLGALGSLGRYYTAPAYSKTIGWRALAETIQRWTIGVPADRVRIAQNFPDPTLWYYYRGPIEHVVLPPAAHDADGADQEVAELIAQGVGWVILPVQPSPLWDDAGIAQAALARAYARVLERQVGVWPLQLYVRPDPKRMHPLDVTFANGLTLQAAAVEPQTLTPGGLLVVHLGWEGRGNALAGTEKLFIHLVPAEGPLIPIAQIDPPLRAADVGKPAVSYAIFLPETLPRGTYRVLAGIYDPGQSGAPRVLTAEGADHVELASISTR
- a CDS encoding YfhO family protein — encoded protein: MEASEVVRRWLQGPRRRKRADGLALAGYILLAAIFYAPLLLGLRRFPDGDFTHHFLPFSLFLREELLAGRLPIWNPYTYSGHPFLADIQAAVLYPLGDLILLLTLPWGTPGARLYFLEAEAALHLALAGFFTYLLARDLTGHRGAAFLAGCAFALSGYLTGYPPLQLAILRTAIWLPLVLWLLLRGMSRPTQWRWWTGAALAYAMALLAGHAQTFLFLSYAVSAWIVLLLTWTVRRGLPSREIAHRVLGVVGFALLALGVSAAQLWPSVEFARLSTRAHADYAYLSGGFPLRDTWQLLLPGVLTWFSPLYVSVAALGLALMASAHVLSGDRRKASSGFLPARWGILFFAGVALFFLLLSYGGNGFLYPLFYRWAPGGRLFRGQERAAYGVAFGLSVLAGYGAASLGRLPARTRRAVAWTFAGVIVAGVVVFGLGWQRPGHTAVPLRESLAIAGAVCAFALASSLAIATERAARWRVPILTLLIVSDLFLANFTTNLAEGGPAAWTSLPPEAEAVQAAVTERATANLGLPGRVYNEYRVYEDYGMVARVEDVWGSSPLRLARYAMLFEDFPLDRMWRLTGVEHVLTWRRELFEPSTLLAEFPQETDTTYLHRLKEPNPRAWVTHDVVFADDEETKRLLADHQFDLETTAVLPVEARDRTTLENAEVGPSPPAGESTIRLERLAPYRLLVRGRSDREGLLIVSENWMPGWRALRRDEGAQTLPVFRADLTFLGIPVPAGEWEVELIYRPDSVRLGLLISELSLALLCVVSIWRWRWGRRR